One region of Haladaptatus cibarius D43 genomic DNA includes:
- the lysA gene encoding diaminopimelate decarboxylase translates to MDVATRRERLRRHADDLVSKFGSPLYAFFEDDLRANYETLRKALDDHYPDSEVHFAVKANYNLGILSVLRDAGCKAEAYARCELTATQQAGFDAEDVLLTGMNRAPEDIERALSWGVSHLLVDNAAELEKIIVAANATDTKPDVLIRGNPAMEVPTHPGVATATRESKFGLDIESGRAMAVAETAVESDAVSLAGVQLHVGSQIRGVEPYGIAAREMLGFAGQIRDELGVEIDVLDLGGGFPVPYDEDVPATEDIVEHMAETVRTTCADLGLREPTLFVEPGRRLVGNAGTYLATVGVVKETPYADFAVLDGGTNAVSSYWPYPVYALKDRKPTQKYHVAGPLCYTGDVISEDVALPELGPGDLVAVDRIGAYSLGSASHTNAEPKPPVVLVRSDGAHDCLRKRETCEDVLGRDRIPDGL, encoded by the coding sequence ATGGACGTAGCCACCCGAAGAGAGCGACTGCGCAGACACGCCGACGACCTCGTTTCAAAATTCGGGTCGCCGCTGTACGCCTTTTTCGAGGACGACCTGCGAGCGAACTACGAAACGCTCCGGAAAGCACTGGACGACCACTACCCCGATTCGGAAGTCCACTTCGCGGTGAAAGCCAACTACAACCTCGGGATTCTCTCGGTGCTTCGAGATGCCGGATGTAAGGCGGAAGCCTACGCGAGATGCGAACTGACGGCGACTCAGCAGGCAGGATTCGACGCCGAAGACGTGCTTCTCACGGGAATGAACCGTGCGCCGGAGGACATCGAACGCGCGCTTTCGTGGGGTGTCTCGCACCTGCTCGTGGACAACGCCGCGGAGTTGGAGAAAATCATCGTGGCGGCGAATGCAACCGACACGAAACCCGACGTGCTGATTCGCGGCAACCCCGCGATGGAGGTGCCGACGCATCCCGGGGTGGCGACGGCGACCCGAGAGAGCAAGTTCGGACTGGACATCGAAAGCGGGCGAGCGATGGCAGTTGCGGAGACGGCTGTGGAATCCGATGCCGTTTCCCTCGCTGGCGTGCAGTTACACGTCGGCAGTCAGATTCGCGGCGTCGAACCATACGGGATCGCCGCCCGCGAAATGCTCGGCTTTGCAGGCCAAATCCGCGACGAGTTGGGCGTCGAAATCGACGTACTCGACCTTGGCGGCGGCTTTCCGGTTCCATACGACGAGGACGTTCCGGCCACCGAAGATATCGTGGAGCACATGGCTGAGACGGTTCGCACGACCTGCGCCGACCTCGGTCTTCGGGAACCGACGCTGTTCGTGGAACCGGGGCGCAGACTCGTCGGCAACGCCGGAACCTACCTCGCCACGGTCGGCGTCGTAAAGGAGACGCCATACGCCGATTTTGCGGTGCTGGACGGCGGGACGAACGCCGTTTCCTCCTACTGGCCGTACCCGGTGTACGCCCTGAAAGACCGCAAACCGACGCAAAAATATCACGTCGCTGGCCCGCTCTGCTACACTGGCGACGTGATAAGCGAGGACGTGGCGCTTCCCGAACTCGGTCCCGGCGACCTCGTCGCGGTGGACAGAATCGGCGCGTACTCCCTCGGCAGTGCGAGTCATACCAACGCGGAACCGAAACCGCCGGTCGTGCTGGTTCGAAGCGATGGGGCGCACGACTGCCTGCGAAAACGCGAAACGTGTGAAGACGTACTCGGCCGTGACCGAATTCCGGATGGGCTGTGA
- a CDS encoding DMT family transporter, whose protein sequence is MSRAGALAPLTAAALWGGMYVVSKWGFEVIPPVTLAFLRVALGGLTLFVVVRLTIPTRKFSWDDWKRFGILGGWVALTLVTQFVGTDLTTASQGSLLTVLTPVFTVLLGVSVLGESFSARKGAGMVLAVVGTVVVLTGQYDFSTIGDGNLLGVLALFAASFGWAGYTVWGKPLVRTYSALETATYSTLVSIPLVGVLVPLELATASPSFDASLTLPIVAAVLYLGVFSTAAAWFLWYRGLEELDAGVVAVFFFAQPVVGAVLSALFLSESLAPSFLAGGAVMALGVWVVSTAGE, encoded by the coding sequence ATGTCACGCGCCGGTGCGCTCGCGCCGCTCACCGCCGCCGCGCTGTGGGGCGGCATGTACGTCGTGAGCAAGTGGGGATTCGAGGTGATTCCGCCCGTGACGCTGGCGTTTCTGCGCGTCGCTCTCGGCGGCCTGACGCTTTTCGTGGTGGTTCGACTGACGATACCAACCCGAAAATTTTCGTGGGATGATTGGAAACGATTCGGAATTCTTGGCGGTTGGGTCGCGCTCACCCTCGTGACCCAGTTCGTCGGCACTGACCTGACCACCGCGAGCCAAGGCTCACTGCTGACCGTTCTCACACCCGTTTTTACGGTTCTGCTCGGCGTCAGCGTTCTCGGCGAATCATTTTCCGCGCGAAAGGGCGCGGGAATGGTGTTGGCAGTCGTCGGAACCGTCGTCGTCCTCACTGGGCAGTACGACTTTTCGACAATCGGTGATGGGAACCTCCTCGGCGTTCTCGCTCTGTTCGCCGCGAGTTTCGGGTGGGCGGGCTACACCGTGTGGGGGAAACCGCTCGTCAGAACCTATTCGGCCCTCGAAACCGCGACCTACTCCACGCTCGTATCGATTCCGCTGGTCGGCGTTCTCGTTCCACTCGAACTCGCAACTGCCTCTCCCTCCTTCGACGCGAGCCTAACCCTCCCAATCGTCGCGGCGGTGCTGTATCTCGGCGTGTTCAGCACCGCGGCGGCGTGGTTTCTCTGGTATCGCGGACTGGAAGAATTGGATGCGGGCGTCGTTGCTGTCTTCTTTTTCGCGCAACCAGTGGTGGGTGCGGTACTCAGCGCGCTCTTCCTCTCGGAGTCGCTCGCCCCGTCATTTCTCGCAGGTGGGGCGGTGATGGCGCTCGGCGTCTGGGTCGTGAGTACTGCGGGAGAGTAA
- a CDS encoding sodium/proline symporter, whose amino-acid sequence MPDGIAGQAGIWVLGTFGAYLLVLIGIGLWASTMMDSVGDYVIGGRQIGPVVTGFSERASEMSGWLTLGVPADAFNTGIMAFLNGLGMIPADLLAWAGLAKRLRKYTEIVKSVTLPTFFATRLGDTSGMVKGVSAIVLMLFEGGYVGAQIVAAGTLLQVLTGVEPWVGIVVGGVIVVGYTMLGGYFAVAWSDYFQGAIILAAFIILPVIAFTTYGLPFGDLANVDGGASLTSITAGATGWAAIFGIISYAAIGLGVPGNPHIMVRFMGIDRVKNVRLAAMVAQLFMFVAYIGAALVGLYAIVIFGQGDLANADNAMPRLTLNLLPGAIAGIVLAAALAAMMSSADSQLLVATSAVVEDVYHGFLNKQATEQQLVRYSRYVTLGLGAASIAFAYLAKDTPIYTLVLDYAWGGLGAAIGPTLIAALWWKRVTAKGSVASMIVGATTMVIWTQLSVILPIIADILGLLPFVNNLTLMPTESSPFLYSLVGVYGLFPAFILSVITLISVSLVTKPPSGVEDHFDIFDKPLSAVTSEPGSGTPSYVTDGGRDVSPKAITEADNIRAHVGESGYWNNEK is encoded by the coding sequence ATGCCTGACGGAATCGCAGGACAGGCAGGCATCTGGGTGCTCGGAACCTTCGGCGCGTATCTGCTCGTCCTCATCGGAATCGGGCTGTGGGCGTCGACAATGATGGATTCCGTCGGCGATTACGTCATCGGCGGGCGTCAAATCGGCCCGGTCGTCACCGGGTTCTCCGAACGAGCGTCCGAAATGAGCGGTTGGCTCACGCTCGGTGTTCCCGCGGACGCCTTCAACACGGGAATCATGGCGTTTTTGAACGGACTCGGAATGATTCCGGCGGATTTGCTCGCGTGGGCAGGACTGGCAAAACGACTCCGGAAATACACGGAAATCGTGAAATCGGTGACGCTCCCGACCTTCTTCGCCACTCGCTTGGGTGACACGTCGGGCATGGTAAAAGGCGTCTCGGCAATCGTGTTGATGCTGTTCGAAGGAGGCTACGTCGGTGCCCAAATCGTCGCCGCCGGAACGCTGTTGCAGGTTCTCACTGGCGTCGAACCGTGGGTCGGCATCGTCGTCGGTGGCGTCATCGTCGTCGGCTACACTATGCTCGGCGGCTACTTCGCCGTCGCATGGTCGGACTACTTCCAAGGAGCAATTATCCTCGCCGCGTTCATCATCCTCCCCGTCATCGCGTTCACGACCTACGGACTGCCGTTCGGTGACCTCGCAAACGTCGATGGCGGGGCGTCGCTGACCAGCATCACCGCTGGCGCAACCGGCTGGGCGGCGATTTTCGGCATCATCAGCTACGCCGCAATCGGTCTGGGTGTTCCCGGCAACCCGCACATCATGGTGCGGTTCATGGGCATCGACCGAGTGAAAAACGTCCGTCTCGCGGCGATGGTCGCCCAACTGTTCATGTTCGTCGCGTACATCGGCGCGGCCCTCGTTGGACTGTACGCCATCGTCATCTTCGGACAGGGTGACCTCGCAAACGCCGACAACGCCATGCCGCGATTGACGCTCAACCTCCTGCCCGGAGCCATTGCCGGAATCGTCCTCGCGGCGGCACTGGCGGCGATGATGTCCAGCGCCGACTCGCAACTGCTCGTCGCCACGAGCGCCGTCGTGGAGGACGTGTACCACGGCTTCCTGAACAAGCAGGCGACCGAACAACAACTCGTTCGCTACTCGCGCTACGTCACGCTCGGACTCGGTGCCGCAAGCATCGCCTTCGCGTACCTCGCCAAGGACACGCCGATTTACACCCTCGTCCTCGATTATGCGTGGGGTGGTTTAGGCGCGGCAATCGGGCCGACACTCATCGCGGCGTTGTGGTGGAAGCGCGTCACAGCGAAGGGTTCAGTGGCGAGTATGATTGTCGGTGCAACGACGATGGTCATCTGGACGCAACTCAGCGTCATTCTTCCAATCATTGCCGACATTCTCGGATTGCTACCGTTCGTTAACAATCTCACGCTGATGCCGACGGAATCCTCGCCGTTCCTCTACAGTCTTGTCGGTGTCTACGGCCTATTCCCAGCGTTCATCCTCTCGGTGATTACGCTGATTTCCGTCTCTCTTGTGACGAAACCGCCGTCCGGTGTCGAAGACCACTTCGACATATTCGACAAGCCGCTGTCCGCGGTGACGAGCGAACCTGGAAGTGGGACACCGAGTTACGTGACTGACGGTGGGCGAGACGTGTCGCCGAAAGCAATCACCGAAGCGGACAACATCCGCGCCCACGTCGGGGAATCCGGCTATTGGAATAATGAGAAATGA
- a CDS encoding serine hydrolase gives MRPTTPTLESRDELGKYVECYADRIDGELGVFLGFPYGPDEFDTVYTRNARRAFRSASVVKILILYALYERYDGRLDSLAESCPLAPENRVGGSGILHLLDATPTIEELARAMIATSDNAATNQLIDHLSMTTINDSAAKLGMKHTRLARKMMTTLEATDFEESEIHVPEDEPANVTSPVDCARFFADIGCEATLSANAYERLCVPLSAQKDTSMVPRYLPYETEIMHKTGWLPTAALDAGLLSVPDEGTPPLVFSVFVDSVSHGADAADAIAEIGDAVFSWLR, from the coding sequence ATGCGCCCGACGACACCGACACTCGAATCCCGCGACGAACTGGGGAAGTACGTCGAGTGCTACGCCGACCGAATCGACGGCGAACTCGGTGTCTTCCTCGGGTTTCCCTACGGCCCAGACGAGTTCGACACTGTCTACACCCGAAACGCCCGCCGGGCGTTTCGGAGCGCGAGCGTGGTGAAAATTCTCATCTTATACGCGCTGTACGAACGATACGACGGCCGACTCGACTCTCTCGCGGAATCGTGCCCACTCGCCCCGGAAAACAGGGTCGGCGGAAGCGGTATCTTGCATCTTCTCGACGCCACGCCGACAATCGAGGAGTTAGCTCGCGCGATGATTGCCACCAGCGACAACGCCGCGACGAACCAACTCATCGACCACCTCTCCATGACGACGATCAACGATTCTGCGGCGAAACTCGGCATGAAGCACACGCGACTGGCCCGGAAGATGATGACGACACTGGAAGCGACCGATTTCGAGGAGTCGGAAATCCACGTCCCGGAGGACGAACCCGCCAACGTCACGTCTCCCGTCGATTGCGCCCGGTTTTTCGCCGACATCGGATGCGAGGCGACTCTTTCCGCGAACGCCTACGAACGACTGTGCGTTCCACTTTCTGCCCAGAAAGACACCTCGATGGTTCCGCGGTATCTCCCCTACGAAACCGAAATCATGCACAAAACCGGGTGGCTCCCAACCGCCGCGCTCGACGCCGGTTTGTTGTCGGTTCCGGACGAAGGAACCCCGCCGCTCGTCTTCTCCGTCTTCGTTGATTCCGTTTCACACGGTGCCGACGCCGCGGACGCAATCGCGGAAATCGGCGACGCAGTGTTTTCGTGGCTCAGATGA
- a CDS encoding C40 family peptidase yields MDDYQRARLALQRCRTRHAPDSRVAVFDAAVESEDGELLLRGTVSTHELETHAKLAVEQATGRPVTSELSVLADERAEQTIQVAVAPVRSDSDAEVEQVTQVLYGASVAAFDRDGDWIRIRTPDDYLGWVEAGVLTSPQADTTDATLAHEICPDELAHPIYAGTECRIDGEEIVFRTGSTIARSDFESKSELEPDRAVRHSPKNPTGEAVVEIARQFFGTEYDWGGMTTDGIDCSGLAWISYQVNGISLPRDADQQRAMGETVSRGELLPGDLLFFPGHVAISLGGDEYIHAYGGDDAVVINSFDSDHDDYLADLDEKFELARRLI; encoded by the coding sequence ATGGACGATTACCAGCGCGCTCGACTGGCACTGCAACGCTGTCGGACGAGACACGCTCCCGATTCGCGAGTCGCCGTGTTCGACGCGGCAGTCGAATCCGAAGACGGCGAACTCCTGCTGCGAGGAACCGTCTCGACGCACGAACTCGAAACGCACGCGAAATTGGCAGTCGAACAGGCAACCGGCAGGCCGGTAACGAGCGAGCTATCGGTTCTCGCTGACGAGCGAGCGGAGCAAACAATCCAGGTTGCGGTCGCGCCCGTCCGCAGTGATTCGGACGCCGAGGTAGAACAGGTCACGCAGGTGCTCTACGGAGCATCGGTGGCCGCGTTCGACCGCGACGGCGATTGGATTCGGATTCGAACGCCGGACGACTATCTCGGATGGGTCGAAGCAGGGGTTCTCACCTCGCCGCAGGCAGACACTACGGACGCGACTCTGGCCCACGAAATCTGCCCCGATGAACTAGCACACCCGATATACGCCGGAACGGAGTGTCGAATCGACGGAGAAGAAATCGTTTTTCGAACGGGTTCGACCATCGCGCGCTCCGATTTCGAATCCAAATCCGAGTTGGAACCCGACCGGGCGGTTCGCCACTCGCCCAAAAATCCGACCGGCGAGGCAGTCGTCGAAATCGCACGGCAGTTCTTCGGCACGGAGTACGACTGGGGCGGGATGACGACGGACGGAATCGACTGCTCGGGATTGGCGTGGATTTCGTACCAAGTTAACGGAATCTCCCTTCCCCGTGATGCCGACCAACAGCGGGCCATGGGGGAGACGGTTTCTCGCGGCGAACTCCTGCCGGGTGACCTGCTGTTTTTCCCCGGCCACGTCGCCATCAGTCTCGGCGGCGACGAGTACATCCACGCCTATGGCGGCGACGACGCGGTGGTCATCAACAGTTTCGACAGTGACCACGACGACTATCTCGCGGATTTGGACGAAAAGTTCGAACTCGCGCGACGGCTCATCTGA
- a CDS encoding desampylase, translating into MLVLSREVYDTLVSRARRGRPAEICGILAGTQGSPTTVEDTFQAENVAETPETNYEIHPEEQLEIMEKIEDRGQDVVGFYHSHPEGPDHPSETDAADATWDGYAYVIVSLNGAYPFVGSWRWRGEAFDPEIVHLE; encoded by the coding sequence ATGCTCGTCCTCTCGCGCGAAGTGTACGACACGCTCGTGAGTCGCGCACGCCGGGGTCGTCCTGCCGAAATTTGCGGTATTCTCGCCGGAACGCAGGGCAGTCCGACCACAGTCGAAGACACGTTTCAGGCCGAAAACGTCGCGGAGACGCCGGAGACGAACTACGAAATTCATCCGGAAGAACAACTGGAGATAATGGAAAAGATAGAAGACCGCGGGCAGGACGTCGTCGGATTTTACCACTCCCATCCGGAAGGGCCAGACCATCCGAGCGAAACCGATGCCGCGGACGCGACGTGGGACGGCTACGCCTACGTCATCGTCTCTCTGAACGGGGCGTACCCCTTCGTCGGGTCGTGGCGCTGGAGGGGGGAGGCGTTCGACCCCGAAATCGTCCACCTCGAATAG